A region of Necator americanus strain Aroian chromosome I, whole genome shotgun sequence DNA encodes the following proteins:
- a CDS encoding hypothetical protein (NECATOR_CHRI.G1459.T1), giving the protein MGVKVDGRHLHHLRFGDDIVVITSSINQTQRMLAEFDETCKKIGLQLNLDKTMFMRNGFVSDVPFTLNGMNISECFSYVYLCREINMVNDLTSELGREKRAVWGAFNSIEDVVKRTKNIWFHAHLFNTTVLFALTYASETWAFRKQEKMRSAS; this is encoded by the coding sequence atgggagtgaaagttgacggccggcatttacaccatcttcgtttcggtGATGACATCGTTGttataacatcaagcatcaatcagaCGCAACGGATGCTGGCAGAATTTGATGAGacgtgtaaaaagatcggtcttcagctgaacctagacaagacgatgtttatgagGAACGGATTTGTTTCTGATgtcccattcacgctcaacggaatgaacatatccgaatgcttcagctatgtatatctatgtcgggaaatcaacatggtgaacgacctgacctccgagctgggcagagaGAAACGAGCGGTTTGGGGAGCATTCAACAGCATCGAGGATGTTGTGAAGAGGACGAAGAACATCTGGTTCCATGCTCActtattcaacaccaccgttctttttgctttgacctacgcttcagaaacgtgggcgtttcgcaagcaggagaaaatgcgatcagcgtcatag